DNA from Prunus persica cultivar Lovell chromosome G6, Prunus_persica_NCBIv2, whole genome shotgun sequence:
aaaccaaaaaaaaaaggacaagtgAGTGAATCAAAGCTGGACAAAGACTGCGTGCGTagccaaaaaacaaaggaacAAAGGGACACAGAATCGATTTGGATTGGATGTTCAGCAATTGTCGCCcatcaatatatatacttgGATTTCTCGAGATACATAAAGCATTGGTCACCAGAGAACCTTCCAAATAAGGAAATGATTCGCTTTGTGTTGTGGCCAAACCACAACTCCCTTCTCCTCCTCCGCCTCTCTAAACCTATCCATCGCAAACATAAAGCAAGCAGACCGACTTGTTTTATCTCTTGTAAGTTTTGTCCCGCGTCTTCTTGCCAATCAAATTCCACATATAtgattataatataaaacttTCGCACGTAAATACCATACATatatcatcttctttttcatggAGGCGGACACACAGTCCAGTCCACTTACAAAAGATAAGTGAAAAGCGATCGAGGTGTGCCAACCACCCTTTTTCAAGGTCCAGCACAGCACAGCACCTGATTTTCAATTCATGAATATATTACTATTCTGCAATTTCCAGCTCCTAGTTCTCAAATGGGCCAAAACCACGGCGACGGCGACCAACGTATAAATGGGCTTCCAAGCCACAATCactgaaaatattatttcatgttgtaaagaagaataggtgaagctcacatagccaactaacacccaccaaacctaaccacacacccaccaaaccaaaccactactcaattgattgaagaatattaatgatgttgttgattgaagaatattaatgatgttgtctaccaattatattgtgaggtgaacaaacaatgtcttaggcctataaatagatacctccatcaagagaagtttacACGTAGAGAataggaagagaaggaagaaagagggtgagtgagttgagaggaaagagagcaagagagaaattctccaagagagaaaattgagtgagccatacatattgtaaacactaaagttgtagccctattattttacatagtggaaaagttactactgctgctctccggggacgtaggcatagccgaacctcgttaaatactgtgtctcatctactttacgtgcagctcaatattcgcacatatcccaatTCATTTTACAACATTTCACCTTTTGTTATAACCAAGACAAATGTTTGTTTTGCTAAACAATCAATCTATGGTAATACATTCAAGCAACAATTAATATGATCAATGAACTAGCCTCTAACTCATGGCATGTTTGATTCAAGGTTTACAAGTTTGAAAAACGGTATGAAATtgcatttttatatttggcaaGTGCACTATTGAGAATACGTGTCATGTGATCATTTTTTCTCATATATACGTATGAAGGAATGTAATGCACTTTTTCTTGTGCTAACTTACccttattcaaattttcaaataccACTTTTCATTAATAACTTTAACGAAATTAAGGGtaatattgaaaaattgaacaaCTTTTCATTTCTAATACTACATAAACCAAACAAGGGAATTAGATTAAATGACATTTTTCGGTCCTCATTTCTCAGAGTTGCTAAACATATGAGTAAACATCTCCTATGAATACCCTCTCATATTAGACATGAGAGTTTTATTCTcaataaatttatttcatgaaccaaaccAACTTTTAGTGGTGTTTATCTTCAAGAAACTAcaaggccatctccaaccatgTTTAGGCTAAACTCAAAATTCCACCCTCCAAAAtacactattcatgtatttttcaGACTCAAATAGTTTTTTCCTCCAGCTATGCACACTCATAATTTGAGtccgcaactttattaaattgttcaAGAATGATTAACCTCTAATTTTGTTCTTTCGTTAATTTAtcttgacattatttttgtttaaatattcacaatttaattttataaacattttaacctaaaaaaatccatcatttaaaatgaaaacaacattggatttgaatgaaaacaaaaacaaactgtATCTTGAAATGTAGTCGTTGGATAACGACTACTTCACTTGATCTTGCCACGTGAAGCGCACTAGTGTTGGTCGATGTCAGTGCTTGCTTTAGACGGGGCCCTCTTTATTCACTTGTTCATGTGGGctacttttcttctctccGTGGGGTTCACCAATTTTAAGTCCATGCAATCCAGTAGACAATATTTAAGCCCATGCAATACATGGGTTGGAGAAGGTTTTTAGGCTAAACCAACAATGTGACGTTTAGATCATTAaagttggagatggcctaagCAGTGAGCTAAACTCACAAATTTAGCCATTTCACACCTAAAAGTTATTTCTAATAAATGGGCTAAACATGCAATATCATTGGCCCAAACCTAATCAGCATCCCCAAGAGGCAAATTGTTGGGCCAACTTGGCATGATTCTTGGGTGGGCTATTTCAGGCCACTTGACGTCAGCTAGccattgttattatttttcaaaaaaaaaaaaatcctaaaaattggttttttttatatgaaaaaaatctaaaaaaatccaaatttttttttcttctataaacACCAACCTCATTTCTACATAATTTCCCACGTTATTTTCATCCTTCTATCTAATTTCCTACATTCTTTTCATCCTTCATTTTACATACTATCCTTACTCTTTTCATCATTCTACAGAATTTCCCACAATTTTTTCATCATTTACCTATTATCCTTCCTCCtttcatacaaaaaaagtCCCCTCATCTAAAATGTATTTTGAATAgggtataaataatagtttaattaaatcaactaatatatttaaataatatattaaaaattaataaaatattgagaGGTTATGATTTAGTCATGCACCGGTGGAGATGATAAAAATATAACCCAAtactattctttaaaaaactataaataatgAACTAAATTTTATGGATTGACTATGTTTAGGCCTCCACTCCTGGAGATGGCCTAAGGGATCCAACTTAGAATATTTGAATCTTCACTATCACTTATTAAAAACAGAAGTAATGAAAGAGGTCCGTTGAGGCTTTATGTTGGTAGACATTTTGAAcataagattttaaaaaataaaaatctctcTCCCTGTTTCTTGCTATTCTCTTCCTTATTAGTCTTTGACATCCAACAAAACCAGTCTACCTTCGAGTAATAAAGGGAAAATTACTATAAAAAAAGACACATTttcgaaaaaaaaacataaatatttaattttcaattattttgtggCAAAATTGTTAACCTTGTTTCTAAATTGTTCTGCGTGGAATTTAATTATACTATCTTCCTCAGGCGCCACGAGTACTGGCAAATGCCATGCGGTCCCCCACGTGTATCATTTTCCGGTGTCCCGCGCAAACGAACACCAGAGGCGCGAAAAACGAAAATCATAAAAAGCGTTATTTTAGCAATTTTGGAGGCAAACCTTTTTGGcgggaaaaataaaagtatggCAACCCTTTTGGTAATATTACTCTCCAAGagcattttatttaattatttatagaaaacagaaaaaataaataaatttgtttcGTCTTCAAAATTATTCATAGCTGTTGGAAAAATTGTTACTTTATATATCTGGTTGCCGCTCTGTCTCTACAACTCCCACCCATCTTTTCAGTATCTCcaagaatttctttgtttaaaaaagataaaagaagaaaagacgtGAAGATATTTGGAAAAGCCATTCTTTCTCTCCTTAGGGTTTCTGAAATACTCAGCTGTTCACTTGTCCTATTCGTTTTCTTCTTAATCCCCCGTCCATTGGACCCAAGCAGCGTCGTTTTTCCGTCTGGTTCAGATTATCTAGGAGTTCGGGCTTTTGATCTGTGAATTTTCATATGTGTTTGAGTGAATCGGACTTTTCTAGCCCTAGAGTTTGAAAATGATGTGTGAAGTGGTAGCAATTGACGGCGGAGATAACCCAATTGGCCGGAAATCCAACGACCAAGATCGAGTGAGGAAGACCCAGAAGCGAAAGAGGGTTAGCTTCAGCCCAGAATGTTTGGGACTTGAGGCAAAAGAGGCTCAGATTGAATCTTTTCGCAAACAACTTGATGGGTTGTTTGGGTTCTACATGGAAGTGATGGGTCAGAGAGTCGATTTAGATGTGAAGCTATGTGGTAACAATATGAATTCGGTCATTGGGGCTTTGATCGAAGAGAGTGGGCTGCCATTGTCGAAGCTTGTTGAGGAGGTTTTCGAGAAGGTCAAGAACGGAAATGAGGCTTTTGGGAATGTGACTTTGGCCTGTGTGAAGAGCATTGTGCTCTTTGTTGGACAAAGAGTGATGTACGGTGTGCCGAATGTTGATGCTGATGTGTTGGAGGACGAGTCCGAGTCGTGTCTTTGGTGTTGGGAGGTGATGATTCTTTTTACTattgaatttttatgaatGTTCAATTTGTGCCCATTTGTAttggttttggatttttgaTAACTGAGTATGTTCAATTTATGTGGTTTCCTGAATTGTTGATAGATTTGTGAACCTTGCTTGTTACTTTATGTTTTGGTTAATTTTGTTTAGATTATTGTGCTTCTTTTGTATGTATAGGTCTTCCTCTAATTGCAGTTCTATTGTGGGCGTATTTAATTTGGCGCTGGGACGGAATACCGAATGCCCCTGTCAgtttgtctttgtttcttattttcttttctttgtttttgaataCATGAATATTTCTTGTTCTTAATTTGATTGCCTTTGATGTGTGTATAAaaggcttttgttttttgacccacatttctttttctttttctgatatgTTGAGTGTTTACCGTTTTCTTGCTTGCATATTTTGTTGGGCATACTAATCGTTGCTGTTTGGCAACTTTCTGTACTTCACTATTTACTTTATCTTTGGTCTATTaagtttttatcttttcttaccTATTGCATAGACAAGGGATGTAAAGTTGATGCCAGCACCTGTGCGCGGAGTGTTGAATATTAGGCGCACTTGTCGAAGAAAGATCCATGAGAGGATTACTGCGGTTTCTGGTACATATATGCTTCCTTAATTAAATGACTGGTTTTGGGTGTCTTGTGCATTACATAATGATGAGCAATAATGCTATGGATTTGTTTGTCTATTTTACTTGTGTTATAATTGAATCACATGATAGTTGTATTGTCATCACATGCCAGATGGGTTTCACCTTAATTCTGATTGTAAACATAAATATTGCCTTCATTATCATTTTCAGTCAATACATCACCAAAATATTTACCTCCATCCTTGAAAACCTTGTAACATGTTACTGCTGTTTGGCTGAAACAGAAGAATGCAATCTAGTTGATTTccttttcctctgtttttggTAATTTGAATGCTCCCTGAGACTATATACCAAgagaaaattcatattttgctTTGTCATATGCACATGATGCATCTGGGGAGCATTGATGTACTAACTCAATGCTTACTAGTTGTGATGTGACTAGCCATGCATAAACACCTCTTGAAGCACAAATAAGAAAAGGGGTTGGCTAGCCTTTCTTTTACTTTAAGTTGATTAATGGAAATGTAGAAAAGCAAACGatgcatagaaattgaagAATAAAGACAGGAAGTGATTTGTTTGCTCTAGATTGATGTTTCCAATCAACAGTCAGAAATTCCGAAATGCTTATTTGGGAGGGGTGGTGCCACATTGTTACAGATTATCTTTGTAACTTATATTCgatttcttttatcttttttgggTAGTGACATGCCatggtaaaaaaaaagtctcttTATGTTGGGGAAAAGGTTGTTCAATGTTTCCAAGGTCTGAGTGGCTGAGAGTGTGGAGTAATTAAAGGTGGTGCAAACTGGAGTCCTATCTTGTACGCTGATGTGACAAATCTTTTATACCTTTTGACCATGTTTCTTAAGTTTTAGAGCCCGCATCTAGTGTCTTGTTAGTTTATACACTGTATACACATAAATTCGGCTCATTGATGTATGTTTTATctaattaattttcatttgactatgaaaagaaatataagtTAGTTTAGTGGTCTCCATGATCCTGACTTGAACATTCTGCACCTTTAAATACTACGTCATCTTTGTTACATTCATTTAGTTTTGGATTGTGAGGTGAGTTACTGACATTTATGTTTGTGCTAGCAATGGCAATGGCATTACAAAAGCCAGAGAGCGATCAAAATTACATACATGACCTGATGAAGGCATCTGAACAGCTTGATAAAGCGCTGTGCGAGGCAAAGATCCGCTCATTAATGGATCGCTTATCAGTGAAAAATGGTGCagacatgtatgtatattcAGTGAGTATGAGTAAAGAGtatatcaaaatttcaatttttttttcctaataaggtattttttttgtttgactgTTGTCATAGGGCAAAGAAAGAGGctaaaagagaagagaaattatTAATCAAACAAATGGAGAGAGATAAACGAGTGtctgagaaagagaaaaaaagattgGAACGTGAACGTCAAAAGGAAGAATGGTTAAGTGTAAGTTATTTGTTGACACCCTCTGGGCTACCTAATTTTCTTGTCAGGATTAACTGTAGAAGTATTTCAGGAGAAGGAGCTAAAGCGGCTTCAAGGAGAGTcagaaaaagatgaaaagcGTCGTGAAAAAGAAGAGTCTGAAATGAGGAAACTGCAGAGGAAGCAGCAAGAAGATGCTGAAAAAGAACAACGCCGTcgagaaaaggaagaagctgAGTTGAAAAAGCAACTATCCATAAAAAAGCAAGCTTCAATCATGGAACGTTTTGTCAAAAGAAGCAAAACCATCGTGGCATGCCAGAGCGACCAATTTCCAACTAAAGCAACTGTGTCTGATTTGTTGAGTAAAAACAGTGAAAATATGGCTGAGGTAGTCACCCAGTCAATGGATCATACTCTTTCATCTAATGAGGAGATTATTGCTGAGGATATCCGCAGGTTGGCATCATTAATGTTCAAACCATATAACCATTAAAGATGCATTCTTCTCAATTTATAATGATAATTTCTTCATACATTGCAGGTTGCACGTGTCTTCCTGGCGCCACTTAGGCCATTCTATTCGGTCAAACAGAAACCAACACTGGGGCATACGTCAGAAGCCTAAGACTGAACTATTTAAGGAACTTAAGCTCACAACCAGTAAAGGACTAGTTCGTGGTGATGATTTAAGCACAGAGAGACTTGTAGATAGATGGAGAGAACATGTTTCCGATGATAAATCATGTCAGGCTAATACAGATTTTTCTCTTACTGATGTTAAAAAGTGCAAACGGGGAAAGCAGTTGTTACAATTTGATAAGAGCTGTAGACCTGCATTCTATGGTATATGGCCTAAGAAAAGGTGAGTTCATCTCCTTCATGAATTTTAGTTGTGGGAGAGTGAGACTTAAGTGAGATATATTAAGCCCAAATTGTGTCTGAAAGGAGGTGGTCTAAAATAGGCACCCACAAAGAGTCCACTATTTGATCAGTCAACTTGGACGACTGCTTGAAGTTTAAGAAAGCAACATATCATTTGTCAATTGCCAAGTAATTGGTTGGAAACATGCCATGTTTGTTTATAATATCTGGTAGCTAGGTTACCATAGTAAAAGGGGAGCAAGAAAGTAAAGCATTTGAGTGCTTtacatgtttttgtttgtctaTTTGGATCTGAATTTACACATTGCATATTGTTGTGAATGGGAATTTTCTGTTGTCCTTTTATGCAATAGTGGAATTAACTCATAACACTTTGTGTTATGTTTCAGTATAGAAAGGTTTTTTTTCCTGGTTGCCTAGCACGTAGAAGGCTCGACTAATTGTGGCGGAAATATTAGACTGATTATATTTGTTATAATGTGGTTTTCAGTCATGTTGTTCGACCCTGTCACCCTTTTAGAAAGGACCCGGACTTGGATTATGATGTGGATAGCGATGAGGAGTGGGAAGAGGTAATATGTGACTCTTTTTCATACCATGTAGTTGATATGTAGGCGATAATTGTCAGTAATGACTGTGTCATTATCCAGGAGGATCCTGGTGAAAGCCTGTCTGATTGTGATAAAGACGATGAAGAGGAAGGCTTAGAAGAAGGGTGTTCAAAagctgatgatgaagatgaaagtGAAGATGGCTTTTTTGTACCCGATGGGTATCTCTCAGAAAATGAGGTCAGTAATTTTGATGGTTGAAGTTGCGAAGTTACTTTTTACCCTTGTGATAATGTTTTGGATGATCATTGAGTATGTCTACAAATTTGGTTGGTGTGCTATGTGTGTAGGCCATTGTAAGAACTAATGTCATGGAGTAACTCTTTAGGCATAACATTTTCCTCTCTAAATTGTTCTACTTGTTATTAATGAGTGAAATCTTGTCCCTTCTCATTCACAGAATAAAAGGTAAAGAGTGGTTAATAATAGTTGTATTTCAGTTTCATGGATGAGTTTTCATTTCGTTACATAATTTTCAGACTTCTATAGTATCGAAATGCTCATAATTCTCATCTAATTGTACTCAACTAGTATTGTACGGAGATATCTAAGTCATTCacattttcatttcctttccTTCTAGTCATTTACAGGTACAATTGGTGAGTATAACGTGAATGATTTACTttgcaaaaatattttattaggtgCCTGCATTCCTTAAAATTCTTTTTGCTTATCCTAGCTGACTTGTGTAAGCCTTGTGTTTGCATTGTCTTAAGCCATTTGCAAAGTACTCTTGTCAAATGGTTGAACAACATGTCCAactaaaattaattgtttcAACTCTCCCTTGTGTGATGTTatgattaataaaaaaaaataaaaaatttagctgACATGGATTCATTTATGTTTCAGTCCCTCAAAAAGAGATTCATGTGTATTGGTCTAAAAAGGTCGTAATTGAAACATTTGAGCTGTTCCTTTACTTTCAGAGAATGCCCCTTGTAAAACGCTTTTTGGGGCAAGTTTATTCCATAGCTTGGAAATACCTTAACTCGTTactataatataatatatgtacagTGGGCTTGAGTTGACGGTTCCTCATGTAATACTATTTGTGGGTCCCACTCTGCTTATAAATTGATTATCCGAACTGTCTATTTTTTGAAGTCCATTTAAGgatattgttgaaaaaaagtCAGCCTGACTGGAAACCACTGAGGCATCTGTGTTTGATCAAATAAATAGACGAACAAATCATTAACGATTTGGCTGAAATGATCACCATGTAATCAAAAAGTCGAAGTACCTATTTATGAAACTTGCCCTTTTTTATGCTTGCAGGGAGTACAAGTTGACAGGATGGAAACTGATATAACATATGAGGAGACCAGAATCTCACCTAGTTTTACGCAAGATTTAGAGAGCGAGAAATTCTCTATTTTGCTTCGACAGCAAAAATATTTAGGAAATTTGACAGAACGCTCTCTTCAGAAAAATCAGCCTTTAATTATATCAAATTTGATGCATGAGAAGGTCTCTTTGCTAACAGCTGAAGATCTTAATGGTATTCTTAAGCTCGAACAGATGTGCTTGCAAGCTCTTAGTATGCACATATTTCCTGGCAGTTCACCTGTGGAGATATCAGTTGATGGCTTACCAGAAGAAGACCAAGAAGTTTTCCTTTCAAATGGCACGCCCTGTGTTAAATCAATTTCCTCTGTGACTGTTATACCAGAATCGGATTTGCCTACAATAGTAAGTAGTGTATACATCTTGAATCAGAAACCTTTGTGTGAGGTTTCAATTTTACATGAGCTGTTTCATTAATACTGCATCCAATTTAAACTTAGTGATAGTATGAACTATAAATAGGGAGAGCGTTAGCTTCATAAATATTTGCTTTGctttgaatttctttcttgttgACAGTGCCAATAGTTGGTTGCTAAGAATATTATAATCTTCCAATTTTCAGGTGTCTGCCATTCAGTCATGCTCACAGGGCATCAATAAAGTGTTACAAACTTTGCAGAAAAAGTTCCCAGATATGTCGAAGTCTCAGTTAAGGAATAAAGTGCGTGAGATATCAGATTTTGCAGATAACCGATGGCAGGTTAATGACCATAACTTGGTTAATCGCCATTACCCCCCctcccacacacacacacacacacacacacacacacacaaagtcTTGAATA
Protein-coding regions in this window:
- the LOC18772934 gene encoding chromatin assembly factor 1 subunit FAS1 isoform X1, yielding MMCEVVAIDGGDNPIGRKSNDQDRVRKTQKRKRVSFSPECLGLEAKEAQIESFRKQLDGLFGFYMEVMGQRVDLDVKLCGNNMNSVIGALIEESGLPLSKLVEEVFEKVKNGNEAFGNVTLACVKSIVLFVGQRVMYGVPNVDADVLEDESESCLWCWETRDVKLMPAPVRGVLNIRRTCRRKIHERITAVSAMAMALQKPESDQNYIHDLMKASEQLDKALCEAKIRSLMDRLSVKNGADMAKKEAKREEKLLIKQMERDKRVSEKEKKRLERERQKEEWLSEKELKRLQGESEKDEKRREKEESEMRKLQRKQQEDAEKEQRRREKEEAELKKQLSIKKQASIMERFVKRSKTIVACQSDQFPTKATVSDLLSKNSENMAEVVTQSMDHTLSSNEEIIAEDIRRLHVSSWRHLGHSIRSNRNQHWGIRQKPKTELFKELKLTTSKGLVRGDDLSTERLVDRWREHVSDDKSCQANTDFSLTDVKKCKRGKQLLQFDKSCRPAFYGIWPKKSHVVRPCHPFRKDPDLDYDVDSDEEWEEEDPGESLSDCDKDDEEEGLEEGCSKADDEDESEDGFFVPDGYLSENEGVQVDRMETDITYEETRISPSFTQDLESEKFSILLRQQKYLGNLTERSLQKNQPLIISNLMHEKVSLLTAEDLNGILKLEQMCLQALSMHIFPGSSPVEISVDGLPEEDQEVFLSNGTPCVKSISSVTVIPESDLPTIVSAIQSCSQGINKVLQTLQKKFPDMSKSQLRNKVREISDFADNRWQVKKEILDKVGFSISPEKRAGQTKSIAAFFSKRCLPPTGKSFNPNEKSPQPAVKPGCFGQGQQGCAYERP
- the LOC18772934 gene encoding chromatin assembly factor 1 subunit FAS1 isoform X2, producing the protein MMCEVVAIDGGDNPIGRKSNDQDRVRKTQKRKRVSFSPECLGLEAKEAQIESFRKQLDGLFGFYMEVMGQRVDLDVKLCGNNMNSVIGALIEESGLPLSKLVEEVFEKVKNGNEAFGNVTLACVKSIVLFVGQRVMYGVPNVDADVLEDESESCLWCWETRDVKLMPAPVRGVLNIRRTCRRKIHERITAVSAMAMALQKPESDQNYIHDLMKASEQLDKALCEAKIRSLMDRLSVKNGADMAKKEAKREEKLLIKQMERDKRVSEKEKKRLERERQKEEWLSEKELKRLQGESEKDEKRREKEESEMRKLQRKQQEDAEKEQRRREKEEAELKKQLSIKKQASIMERFVKRSKTIVACQSDQFPTKATVSDLLSKNSENMAEVVTQSMDHTLSSNEEIIAEDIRRLHVSSWRHLGHSIRSNRNQHWGIRQKPKTELFKELKLTTSKGLVRGDDLSTERLVDRWREHVSDDKSCQANTDFSLTDVKKCKRGKQLLQFDKSCRPAFYGIWPKKSHVVRPCHPFRKDPDLDYDVDSDEEWEEEDPGESLSDCDKDDEEEGLEEGCSKADDEDESEDGFFVPDGYLSENEGVQVDRMETDITYEETRISPSFTQDLESEKFSILLRQQKYLGNLTERSLQKNQPLIISNLMHEKVSLLTAEDLNGILKLEQMCLQALSMHIFPGSSPVEISVDGLPEEDQEVFLSNGTPCVKSISSVTVIPESDLPTIVSAIQSCSQGINKVLQTLQKKFPDMSKSQLRNKVKKEILDKVGFSISPEKRAGQTKSIAAFFSKRCLPPTGKSFNPNEKSPQPAVKPGCFGQGQQGCAYERP